Proteins from a genomic interval of Sporolactobacillus sp. Y61:
- a CDS encoding anthranilate synthase component I yields MNFFSQEDHAQKTVAYSAGAGLEITRTQIPVSADQSLLNLIDALDEHKGALYSSTYHFPGRYSRWDVGFVNPPIELTAKKDTFVIRSLNARGRLILAYLENNLSSPAFSIEKQDPDCLSGTIMKSRAQTILKEENRTRQPSLFTLLRQIQSLFRTDDDFLGLYGAFGFDLILQFESFPLAKSRDPGQNDLQLYLPDQLIVADREKNEAFRISYEFRVGGRTTESLAREGKTFPFHPDGAKAQSADADRKGDYAAMVRKARQAFKRGDLFEVVPSRLLVQPCQSRPSEVFRRLQKINPSPYGFLIHLNQGEFLVGCSPEMFVRVDGATVETSPISGTIRRRGSVIEDAEQIKTLLGSSKEESELTMCTDVDRNDKSRICVPGSVEVVGRRQIEAYSHLFHTVDHIKGLIRPEFDAIDAFISHMWAVTITGAPKLEAIKWIEHHEKTPRGWYGGAVGWIGFDGRMNTGLALRCLSLQKGIARIRVGATLLYDSDPEREEQETLTKAAALLEALKPHGEPAGPVIKEKKKVPGRNLHLLFVDHEDSFVHTLSGYFQYLGADVTVLRSSAARRMIKAGGEPIDLVVLSPGPGRPERYHMDETIRLCLERRLPLFGICLGLQGLVSYFGGSLDLLPAPVHGKPSAIITDPHSMLFRGIPHTFTAGRYHSVHARVVSDPLEVTAETEDGIVMAVEHRSLPVAAVQFHPESMMTMGGNVGMKILENVIRMVSAQPV; encoded by the coding sequence GGACGTTGGTTTTGTCAATCCGCCTATTGAACTGACAGCAAAAAAGGATACCTTTGTGATTCGATCACTGAATGCCCGCGGACGGCTTATCCTGGCTTATTTGGAAAATAATCTGAGCAGTCCTGCCTTTTCTATTGAAAAACAGGATCCGGACTGTCTGTCGGGCACCATAATGAAAAGCAGAGCACAAACCATCCTGAAGGAAGAGAACAGGACCAGGCAACCCTCGCTGTTTACCCTGTTGAGACAGATTCAGAGCCTCTTCCGGACTGACGATGATTTTCTTGGATTATACGGAGCGTTCGGATTTGATCTGATCCTGCAGTTTGAATCGTTCCCGCTCGCAAAGAGCCGGGATCCCGGGCAGAATGATCTTCAGCTTTATCTGCCGGATCAGTTGATTGTTGCCGACCGGGAAAAGAATGAAGCATTCCGCATTTCCTATGAATTTCGTGTGGGTGGGAGGACTACGGAAAGCCTGGCACGGGAAGGAAAAACCTTTCCGTTTCATCCGGATGGCGCGAAGGCGCAGTCAGCAGATGCTGACAGAAAAGGAGATTATGCCGCTATGGTGCGGAAAGCCAGGCAGGCTTTCAAACGGGGTGATCTGTTTGAAGTCGTTCCCAGCCGGTTGCTCGTGCAGCCTTGTCAGAGCCGGCCATCCGAAGTTTTCCGGCGTCTTCAGAAGATTAATCCGAGTCCGTACGGCTTTCTGATACACCTGAATCAAGGAGAGTTTCTCGTCGGCTGTTCACCGGAGATGTTCGTTCGGGTGGATGGGGCGACGGTCGAGACCTCTCCAATTTCCGGGACAATCAGAAGGCGCGGATCGGTGATCGAAGACGCCGAGCAGATTAAAACGCTGCTGGGTTCGTCTAAAGAGGAGTCCGAACTGACGATGTGCACGGATGTGGATCGTAATGATAAATCACGAATTTGTGTACCGGGATCCGTCGAAGTCGTCGGACGCAGGCAAATTGAAGCGTACTCCCATCTTTTTCATACAGTGGATCATATCAAAGGACTGATTCGGCCGGAATTTGACGCCATCGATGCCTTTATCAGCCATATGTGGGCAGTGACGATTACCGGAGCACCGAAACTTGAAGCGATCAAGTGGATCGAACATCATGAGAAAACCCCACGGGGCTGGTATGGCGGCGCGGTCGGCTGGATCGGTTTCGACGGCAGAATGAATACAGGGCTTGCACTCCGGTGCCTGAGCCTTCAGAAAGGGATAGCCAGAATTCGTGTCGGGGCGACCCTGCTGTATGATTCCGATCCGGAGAGGGAAGAGCAGGAAACACTGACCAAGGCGGCGGCACTCCTTGAAGCGCTCAAACCACATGGGGAGCCTGCAGGGCCAGTCATTAAGGAGAAAAAGAAGGTGCCGGGCCGAAATCTTCATCTGCTTTTTGTCGATCATGAGGATTCATTCGTCCACACGCTTTCAGGTTACTTCCAGTATCTTGGCGCTGATGTTACCGTGCTTCGCAGTTCTGCCGCCCGCCGGATGATTAAAGCAGGCGGTGAACCGATTGATCTGGTCGTTCTCTCGCCGGGGCCGGGCAGGCCGGAACGCTATCATATGGATGAAACGATCCGGCTCTGTCTTGAGCGGCGGCTGCCGTTATTCGGCATCTGTCTTGGTCTGCAGGGACTGGTCAGCTATTTTGGAGGCAGTCTGGACCTGCTTCCGGCTCCCGTGCACGGCAAGCCATCTGCCATTATCACTGATCCTCATTCGATGCTGTTCAGGGGAATCCCGCATACGTTCACAGCCGGGCGGTATCACTCGGTTCATGCGCGCGTGGTATCCGATCCGCTGGAAGTGACGGCTGAAACGGAAGACGGGATTGTGATGGCTGTGGAACACAGGAGTTTGCCGGTAGCTGCTGTGCAGTTTCACCCGGAGTCGATGATGACAATGGGAGGAAATGTCGGTATGAAGATTCTGGAAAACGTCATTCGGATGGTCAGCGCCCAGCCTGTATGA